In one window of Clarias gariepinus isolate MV-2021 ecotype Netherlands chromosome 10, CGAR_prim_01v2, whole genome shotgun sequence DNA:
- the LOC128531801 gene encoding uncharacterized protein LOC128531801, giving the protein MAAFGFPSDTLGPSAHEIAPVVAKSQGILSKGQRSVLSPQIANDRRPSNGLGSAHHRTSQWRKSEQVFTCHGAAGEGQPPLDESEDACCTHLRLKMFTLMWITAVLCAEIGDSIKVIDVNQPNPVITAAVGENVTLECFRLGEDNTDAMFWYKQKVGHRPRVMVTVQQESHYEDEFKSPRFSIEKEKSSCHLKISNVEPSDEAMYYCGFRQFFTKFGNGTFLAVTGDKDVKVSVSQSGRLDPVPAGASVTLQCSVLSESRAAELQVLWFRAAPPQSHPQIIYTHHNSSHQCESGSFTHTCVYNFSKNILSLSDTGTYYCAVAACGKIILGNGTRVQLGENSKT; this is encoded by the exons ATGGCAGCTTTCGGTTTCCCCAGTGATACCCTTGGACCAtctgcacatgagatcgctccagttgtggctaaaagccaaGGGATTTTATCCAAGGGCCAAAG gtccgtgttgtCCCCACAGATTGCTAATGACAGACGCCCCTCCAACGGGCTGGGGTCcg cacaccaccgcactagccagtggcgtaaatcagagcaggttttCACATGTCATGGGGCCGCAGGCGAAGGGCAGCCACCACTAGATGAGTCAG AGGACGCATGCTGTACACACCTCAGACTAAAAATGTTCACACTGATGTGGATTACAGCTGTGCTTTGTGCTGAAATTG GAGATTCTATAAAGGTAATTGATGTAAATCAACCAAACCCGGTGATCACTGCTGCTGTTGGTGAAAATGTGACTCTAGAATGCTTTCGACTAGGAGAGGACAACACCGATGCCATGTTCTGGTACAAGCAAAAAGTAGGACACAGGCCTCGTGTAATGGTCACggttcaacaggaatcacattACGAAGATGAGTTCAAGTCACCAAGATTCAGCATCGAGAAAGAAAAATCGAGCTGCCATTTAAAAATCTCTAATGTGGAGCCATCAGATGAAGCCATGTATTACTGTGGATTTAGACAGTTTTTTACAAAGTTTGGAAATGGAACATTTTTAGCAGTGACGG GTGATAAAGATGTAAAAGTGTCAGTATCACAGAGCGGCAGGTTGGACCCGGTTCCTGCAGGAGCGTCAGTGACTCTGCAGTGCTCGGTTCTCTCTGAGAGCAGAGCAGCAGAACTCCAAgtgctctggttcagagctGCTCCACCACAATCCCATCCTCAAAtcatttacactcatcacaACAGCAGCCATCAGTGTGAGAGCGgctcttttacacacacctgtgtgtacAACTTCTCCAAGAACATCCTCAGCCTCAGTGATACTGGGACTTACTACTGCGCTGTGGCCGCGTGTGGGAAGATCATTTTGGGGAACGGGACACGAGTACAACTTGGTGAGAACTCGAAGa cTTGA
- the LOC128531357 gene encoding uncharacterized protein LOC128531357 — protein sequence MLTLMWITALLCDKIVDSTQTKGVYQPKSVITAGVGDSVTLHCLRLGEDNTEAIVWYKQKMGHGLRVMVTVQRVSTYEDEFKSPRYSIEKNKMSCHLKITNVQLSDEAMYHCGYRDFLTRFGNGTFLAVTGDEDVKVSVSQSSVLDSVPAGASVTLQCSVLSESRAAELQVLWFRAAPPQSHPQIIYTHHNSSHQCESGSSTHTCVYNFSKNILSLNDTGTYYCAVAACGKIIFGNGTRVQLEKSLDPVVISLTVALGVCMCVICVYVVSCKGRNCEYCSGNTEDSTVKKSPNQISGGFELNFAALHFNKRTGTRDRAHNNVYSNVIYSPFS from the exons ATGTTGACACTGATGTGGATTACAGCGTTGCTTTGTGATAAAATTG TAGATTCTACACAGACAAAGGGCGTATATCAGCCGAAATCGGTGATCACTGCTGGTGTTGGTGATAGCGTGACTCTGCACTGCCTTCGACTGGGAGAGGACAACACTGAAGCCATTGTTtggtacaaacaaaaaatgggACACGGGCTTCGTGTGATGGTCACAGTTCAAAGGGTCTCCACTTATGAAGATGAGTTTAAGTCACCAAGATACAGCattgagaaaaacaaaatgagctgccatttaaaaatcacaaacGTGCAACTATCTGACGAAGCCATGTATCACTGTGGATATCGAGATTTTTTAACAAGGTTTGGAAATGGAACATTTCTAGCAGTGACAG GTGATGAAGATGTAAAAGTGTCAGTATCACAGAGCAGTGTGTTGGACTCGGTTCCTGCAGGAGCGTCAGTGACTCTGCAGTGCTCGGTTCTCTCTGAGAGCAGAGCAGCAGAACTCCAAgtgctctggttcagagctGCTCCACCACAATCCCATCCTCAAAtcatttacactcatcacaACAGCAGCCATCAGTGTGAGAGCGGCTCTtctacacacacctgtgtgtacAACTTCTCCAAGAACATCCTCAGCCTCAATGATACTGGGACTTACTACTGCGCTGTGGCCGCGTGTGGGAAGATCATTTTTGGGAACGGAACAAGAGTACAACTGG AAAAATCCTTGGATCCTGTAGTGATCTCTCTCACAGTAGCTTtgggagtgtgtatgtgtgtgatctGTGTTTATGTTGTAAGCTGTAAAGGGAGAAACTGTGAATATTGCAGTG GGAATACGGAAGATTCCACGGTAAAGAAATCACCAAATCAG ATCTCTGGTGGTTTTGAGCTGAATTTTGCTGCTTTACATTTCAATAAAAGGACAGGAACGAGAGATCGAGCTCATAATAATGTCTATTCTAATGTGATTTACTCTCCTTTttcttaa